The following nucleotide sequence is from Halobacillus mangrovi.
ACCGTGTGGACAATAGGGGGAATGGATGTGTCCGTCTCTCATTTTTGAAGTCTCCTTTTTAAATTGAATTTTTTGTCAAAACGCTAATTATTTTGAAATATCTTAGCCAAAAACACTCTTTACATGGTATCATTATATACAATTAATTAATAAACGGGTCGTAATACATACGTGGACTTGGAACTTGTAAGGAGGCTGTTTATGAAGTACGTCATTGGGGCTATTTTGCTGTTGATCGTGCTGTTCATTGTAGGACTGATTTGGCGTAAAAAGGTTTATGATGAAGTCGATCGTCTTGAGAGCTGGAAGATGGATATCATGAATCGAAGAGTAACGGAAGAGTTGTCCAAGGTCAAGAGCTTGAACTTGTCAGGAGAAACACAGGAAAGATTTGAGAAATGGAGAAGCCGCTGGGATCGGATCCTTACAAAAGAACTTCCGGCATTGGAAGAAAATCTTTTTGACGCAGAAGAAGCTGCGGATAAGTATAAGTGGAGACATGTGAAGAAAGTATTAGCAGAGACTGAGAATAAACTTATGAGTATCGAAGATGATATCCAGAAAATGCTTGAAGAATTGGAGAATCTCTTGGATTCTGAAAAGAACAGTAGAACCGAGATCGAATCTCTAGAACCAGAACTAAAGGAATTATCTAAGGCTCTCATTCACAACCGCTATCAGTTTGGTAAGGCGATTGCAGTTTTTGAAAATCGTGTAGAGGGGTTGGAAGGTAGATTGCAAGAATATGAGCAGCTGACAGCCCAAGGCGATTACATTGAGGCTAATTCGCTTGTGCAGTCGATAAGGGAGGACCTTCTTCTACTTCAGGAAGAGATTTCTCATTTTCCTGATCGATACCGAAAAGCAAATTCTGAATTGCCTGATTTACTAAATGAATTAAAAAATGGACTGGCGGAGATGGAATCAGATGGTTATAGGATCTCACACTTAGATTACCACCCTGAAATTGAAAAGTATGAAGGATTACTACAAGAGAGTGTAAACAAGTTAGAAAAAGGCGATCAGACTGATGTCGAAGAGTTAATTGTTGAAATCGAAACCAGAATACAAGAAATGTATCAAGTATTAGAAAATGAAGCTGTTGCTCATAATTTTGTTGAAAAACAATACGAACCTATTCAGGCTCAGCTGGATCGTCTCACTCAAGTTATAACAGCAACAGAGAGAGAACTTGAAGAAACGCAAACGGCTTACCAGCTGGATGATGAAGATGTAGAAGCCTACAGAGGAATAAAATCCTGGTACACACAGGTAAGAAATAAGGTATCAAGCGTTGACCATAAGAGACAGGATGGGAAAACAGCATACACTGAAATTCGCGACCAGCTTCGACATCTCCAGCAGCAATTAAATGAATTACAGGAAAAACATGAGGAATTCAATAGGCGGATCCAGACCCTTCGGAAAGAAGAAACCGATGCGAAAACAAAACTCTCTAACATGGAACAATTACTTCTGGAAACTCACCGGAGGTTAAAGAGGAGTAACATTCCGGGAATACCGACATCAATCTATGAAGATATGAAAGCAGCTAGTGAGCAAATGGATGAGGCGTTTCTAAGTCTTGAAAAGCAGCCCCTTGATATGCTTGAAGTACAAACGAAGCTGCAAGAAGCCGAAGAACTTACAGAAAACCTTCATAAACATGCAGAAAAAATTATGCAAAAAGCATCCTATGCTGAACGTCTTATACAGTATGGGAACCGATATAAAAGTAAGTACCCAATTCTTGCAGCTAAACTACTTGAAGCTGAGAGTGAGTTCCGTTCCTATCGCTATGAAGAAGCACTCGAGCTTGCTTCAGAAGCAGTGAAAGAAGTAGATCCAGACGCACTTTCTCGAATTGAAGAAAAAGAACAAGTACTCGTTTAGGATAACGGAATATAAATGAGCACCGGATTTTGCACCCGAGCAAAATCCGGTGTTTTTTAGGTTGCAGGTATTTATTTTTCAATAGTGTTATGATAATATAGTGGACTGCAATTTGTGATAAAGGAGAACATGGCCCATGATTTATTTAGATAATAGCGCAACGACACATCCATTGCCTGAAGTCCTTGAAAGCTATCAAAAAGTGGCTGATCAGTATTATGCCAATCCTTCGTCTGTCCATCGATTTGGAAGTGAAGCTGAACGATTGCTGCAGCACTCTAGAAATCAAGCGGCTCACTTACTGGGGGTAGATCCCCAAGAAGTAATTTTCACTTCAGGTGGAACTGAAGGAAATAATATGGCGATCAAGGGAATTGCTTTTATGCACCAGGATCGAGGCAAGCATCTTATTACTTCTAAAATCGAACACCCCTCAGTAATGGAAGCGTACCGTGCGTTAGAGTCATTGGGTTTTGAAGTCTCATATATAGATGTTGACCGTAATGGAATTGTTGATCCGAAGAAAATAGTAGAAGCGATAAGAGAGGACACGATTCTAGTTAGTATAATGTCCGTAAACAATGAACTAGGAACGGTTCAACCCGTCCAAGAGATTGGGAATATCTTAAGAAAATACCCGAAATTGTTTTTCCACGTTGACCATGTCCAGGGTCTTGGCAAGATAAATCTTCCAATCAAGGGATCAGGTATAGATTTATGTACGATTTCCGGACATAAAATTCACGGGTTAAAAGGGACCGGTGCCTTAATTGTGCAAAAAAACGTTTCCTTATTTCCTTTACTACACGGAGGAAGTCAAGAAATAGAAGTACGGGCAGGGACAGAAAATCTTCCCGGAACCGTTGCTTTTGTTAAGGCGTTAAGATTGAATTTGGAAACTCAACAACAATCGCTGGAAGAACTGAAGTCCCTCCGCAAAACACTGTGGAACGAGTTATCTAAAATTGATGAACTCGTCATCAATTCGCCAGAGGATAGTGCTCCTCATATCATCAATTTTTCTATTCCAGGCTACAAGCCTGAGGTGGTCATTCATGACTTAGGCGAAAAAGATATTTTTATTTCAACTAAGTCTGCTTGTTCTTCTAAACAGCCTGATGTAAGTGCTGTATTAAAAGCTTGTAACTTGGATCGTTCGCGTACAACCTCTGCGCTTAGAGTAAGTTTATCTTATCACAATACGGAAGATGAGATACTCACGTTCATCGATGCTCTAAAAGACACAATCAAAAAACTACAACCAACAATGGGGAGATAAACATGAAGTTTGATCAAATCATGGTACGTTATGGTGAAATGGCTTTGAAAGGTAAAAATCGAAAGGCTTTTGAACAGCGCCTAAAGCATAACCTTTCCATAAAACTAAAAGCATTTCCAAATACTAAAATTACAAAAACAAGAGGCAGGATGTACATTCTCTTAAACGGCGAAGATCCGCATGAAGTGATGGCTGAGTGTCAGGAAGTTTTTGGCATCCACAGTCTAAGCTTTGCCGTCAAAGTTGAAAAGACAGAAGAGCAACTGAAAGAAGCCGTTCTTCTTGCCTTCCATGATGCTAAGGATGCCAGAACGTTTAAAATATCTTCAAAACGTACGGATAAGGATTTTCCCATACAGTCTGCTGATCTAAATCCTCTTCTTGGCGGACATATATTAAGAAACACAGATGGTGCGAAAGTAGATGTTCACCATCCAGACGTAGAAATAAAAGTGGAAGTACGCCACGATGCAGCTTATGTTACAGCTCAGGATTATCCTGGTGCTGGCGGCCTTCCGGTAGGAACAACAGGAAAATCATTGCTTATGTTATCAGGAGGAATTGATAGCCCTGTTTCAGGCTACCTCACCATGAAGCGCGGAGTTGAAATCGAAGCCATTCACTTTCACTCTCCCCCTTATACGAGTGACCGTGCAAAGCAAAAAGTGATTGACCTTGCTAAAGAATTATCAAGGTTCGGTAAATCGATCAAGATTCATGTTGTTCCTTTTACAGCTGTACAGCAAAAAATCCATAGAGAAATGCCTGCTGGATACAGCATGACGATCATGAGAAGAATGATGATGAGGATCAGTGAAAGAATTGCACAGAAACAAGGGATCTTATCGCTTACGACTGGAGAGAGTCTTGGTCAAGTAGCTAGTCAGACGATGGAAAGTATGAATACAATCAACGAAGTAACAAACTATCCGATCATACGTCCTCTCGTCTCTATGGATAAGCTTGAGATCATTGATATTTCAAGGAAAATAGGAACGTATGATATCTCCATTCGTCCTTATGAAGATTGCTGTACCGTGTTTGTACCAAAGGCCCCTAAAACAAAACCAACTAGGGAAAATGCCAATTATTATGAATCGAGTGCTGATTTCAGTGAGGATATCAATCGTGCAGTCGCGGAGACTTACACCATTGAAGTGAATGCTTCAAATAGCGATCAAGAATCGAATGAATTTAGTGATCTATTATAAAGCTATGACCCGCCGCACTGGCTGTGGTGGGTTTTTTTTATTTCTTTTTACAACTGAAGTATGATATATGTAGTACTAAAATGAAGAGAGGATGAACTAGCTGTGAAACTTTGGTATGGTGGCAAAATCTACACGATGAAAAAGGAAGGCCAATGGGTGGAAGCTGTAGTGACGAATGAGGGTGAGATTACAGCAGTAGGAGATACACAGGAGCTCTATTCCCGTTATAAGGATGAGATTACAGAAGAGCATAACCTGAAAGGATCTGTTATGTACCCTGGATTCACAGATAGTCATCTCCATATCATTGGACACGGAGAACGGCTGATGCGTCTTGATTTATCATTCATGAAATCAGCTGAAGAGGTAAAACAGGCACTGAGACAGCATACAGAACAGCTTAATCCTGGAGAATGGGTAATTGGAGACGGATGGAACGAGAATCAGTGGGGAGAGAAGAGGATTATACATAAAGATGAGTTGGATGAGATATCCCGAGAGCACCCGATGATGCTGACACGGGTATGTCGCCATGCTCTTTTAGCGAATACGAAAGCGATGGAATTAGCAGGCATTACAGGTGATACGGAGAATCCTCAGGGCGGGGTGATTGTACGCGATGAGGAAGGTGAAGCGACTGGGTATTTCCATGATAAGGCACAAGACTTGATCAAAGCTGCTATGCCTGAAGTCACCCCTGAATATCTCCGAAAGGCGACCGAGCTTGCTGTCAAGGATATGCATACGTTCGGATTAGTCGGAGGGCATAGTGAGGATTTGAATTATTACGGCGGTTTCAAGAAAACATATGACGCGTTTACCGATGTAATTAATGGAGAGGAGATCAAGTTCAGAGCCCATTTGCTTGTCCATCATGGTGTCATAGAGGATGTTGATAGAGAAGGGCTTGGTTATAAGAAAGGAACGGAATATGTTGAACTTGGGGCCTTGAAAATCTTTTCAGATGGGGCGCTTGGTGGAAGAACGGCCTGGCTCACGGAGCCTTATTCGGATGACCCTGATAACTATGGCGTAGCCATTCATACAGATGAAGAACTGGCAGCACTGGTTAATGAAGCGAGAAAGCGCGACATGCCTGTAGCGGTTCATGCAATAGGGGATGGAGCGGTGGAAGCGGTAGCGGACGCTATTAAGAACAATCCACTAAAAAATGGTGAAAGAGACCGGATCATCCATGCCCAAATTCTTAGACCAGAATTAATGGATAAACTTAAGAAGCTGAATGTAGTCTTAGACATCCAACCGACATTCGTTTCATCTGACTTTCCATGGGTGATGGACCGAATTGGTAACGTACGATTGAAAAATTCTTATTCCTGGAAGACGTTGCTTGATGCAGGAATTCTTTGTGCAGGAGGATCTGATGCCCCAATAGAAGAGATTAACCCGCTTCTCGGAATCCGTGCAGCCGTTGACCGCCGTGCAACATACGATCATCAAGTGTATCAGCTAGAGGAGAAATTGTCCGTTTATGAAGCTATTTCTTTATATACAAAAGGAAGTGCCCAGGCAATTGCCAGGGAAGATACGCAAGGCTTGATTGAGCCTGGATATGTGGCGGATTTTACGGTTCTTGACCGAGATCTATTTGCATTAAAATCTCATGAGCTCGCTGACGCTACGGTAACCATGACTGTCGTTGATGGAGAAATTATGCATAAAAGGTAGTAATAAAGCCGGACTGATAGGAAATTCAGTCCGGCTTTTTACTATTATAAGAAAGTGCGTTTTACACGATCCCAGTAGGTATTATTTTTTAGCTTAACCGTTTTAATCACATTGTCACTCAACTTGACAGAAACCTCTTTAATATTCCGGATAGAATAGGCTTCGTTGTCCATCCCAATTACAGGATAATCGTTACCATCTTGGGTAACTTGTAATTTTAACGTGCGTTCTCCACTTAGGATGAAGGAAGACCCTAGCGTACGGAACCGGTTGTTATTTAAAGAAGCAAGTTCACTTACTTGGAAGCAAGGCAGCTTCGGATCTACGACGGCCCCTTTTGTCGATTTATTATAACCCGTGCTCCCTGTTGGGGTAGCGACAATCAAACCATCTCCACGGAACGTCTCAAAGTGAAGGTCATCGATATGGACATCGATGTCAATCGACTTGATAAGTGTGGATCTTACGCTGCATTCATTCAGGCACAAGTAAGTAGACTCATTATTGACTGTTGCTTCAATAACAGGAAATCTTCGTACTTCGACTTCTGCATTCTGCATGGATTCAACCATTTCATCGTGGTCATCAATACTGAAGTCACAATAAAGTCCAGCTTCGTTGTGACTGCGGATCCCTACATAGAGGCAGTCCTGGCGAAAGCCTGTTTTTCTAACTGCTTGTAAAAAGGTGCCATCTCCTCCAACAGCTACGATGATATTAGCATCTTTAGCATCTTCGACGACATGAAAATCATTATCGCGGGCAAGCCTGATTAAAGGCTCAAGTTTTTTATCAAGTTCTTGGTTAGGGTGATAATAGAAGTAAAGGTTTCTACGTTGATCAGCCACCATGAATCCTCCTTTATGTAGTCATATCGTCATTTTATCACTTATGAGATGTAACCGCACCCAATTTTGCTACAAATCAGTCAAATCGTTGATTGTTGAATACAAATGAATATTTCGATATGGTTGTGATAGAATCAAACTCTAGAAATGGTACGGAAATGGCTGGCGCATGGATCATTGGAAACCTATGCGTCGCTTATTTTTGAGTATGAGTAGGACTAAAGGAGAATGAAAATGAAACAAGGACAAGTTGAAAAACTATTTGAATGGCTAGATGAGACTTCAACACTCGTATCT
It contains:
- the ezrA gene encoding septation ring formation regulator EzrA, with amino-acid sequence MKYVIGAILLLIVLFIVGLIWRKKVYDEVDRLESWKMDIMNRRVTEELSKVKSLNLSGETQERFEKWRSRWDRILTKELPALEENLFDAEEAADKYKWRHVKKVLAETENKLMSIEDDIQKMLEELENLLDSEKNSRTEIESLEPELKELSKALIHNRYQFGKAIAVFENRVEGLEGRLQEYEQLTAQGDYIEANSLVQSIREDLLLLQEEISHFPDRYRKANSELPDLLNELKNGLAEMESDGYRISHLDYHPEIEKYEGLLQESVNKLEKGDQTDVEELIVEIETRIQEMYQVLENEAVAHNFVEKQYEPIQAQLDRLTQVITATERELEETQTAYQLDDEDVEAYRGIKSWYTQVRNKVSSVDHKRQDGKTAYTEIRDQLRHLQQQLNELQEKHEEFNRRIQTLRKEETDAKTKLSNMEQLLLETHRRLKRSNIPGIPTSIYEDMKAASEQMDEAFLSLEKQPLDMLEVQTKLQEAEELTENLHKHAEKIMQKASYAERLIQYGNRYKSKYPILAAKLLEAESEFRSYRYEEALELASEAVKEVDPDALSRIEEKEQVLV
- a CDS encoding amidohydrolase, which encodes MKLWYGGKIYTMKKEGQWVEAVVTNEGEITAVGDTQELYSRYKDEITEEHNLKGSVMYPGFTDSHLHIIGHGERLMRLDLSFMKSAEEVKQALRQHTEQLNPGEWVIGDGWNENQWGEKRIIHKDELDEISREHPMMLTRVCRHALLANTKAMELAGITGDTENPQGGVIVRDEEGEATGYFHDKAQDLIKAAMPEVTPEYLRKATELAVKDMHTFGLVGGHSEDLNYYGGFKKTYDAFTDVINGEEIKFRAHLLVHHGVIEDVDREGLGYKKGTEYVELGALKIFSDGALGGRTAWLTEPYSDDPDNYGVAIHTDEELAALVNEARKRDMPVAVHAIGDGAVEAVADAIKNNPLKNGERDRIIHAQILRPELMDKLKKLNVVLDIQPTFVSSDFPWVMDRIGNVRLKNSYSWKTLLDAGILCAGGSDAPIEEINPLLGIRAAVDRRATYDHQVYQLEEKLSVYEAISLYTKGSAQAIAREDTQGLIEPGYVADFTVLDRDLFALKSHELADATVTMTVVDGEIMHKR
- a CDS encoding NAD kinase → MVADQRRNLYFYYHPNQELDKKLEPLIRLARDNDFHVVEDAKDANIIVAVGGDGTFLQAVRKTGFRQDCLYVGIRSHNEAGLYCDFSIDDHDEMVESMQNAEVEVRRFPVIEATVNNESTYLCLNECSVRSTLIKSIDIDVHIDDLHFETFRGDGLIVATPTGSTGYNKSTKGAVVDPKLPCFQVSELASLNNNRFRTLGSSFILSGERTLKLQVTQDGNDYPVIGMDNEAYSIRNIKEVSVKLSDNVIKTVKLKNNTYWDRVKRTFL
- a CDS encoding cysteine desulfurase family protein; translation: MIYLDNSATTHPLPEVLESYQKVADQYYANPSSVHRFGSEAERLLQHSRNQAAHLLGVDPQEVIFTSGGTEGNNMAIKGIAFMHQDRGKHLITSKIEHPSVMEAYRALESLGFEVSYIDVDRNGIVDPKKIVEAIREDTILVSIMSVNNELGTVQPVQEIGNILRKYPKLFFHVDHVQGLGKINLPIKGSGIDLCTISGHKIHGLKGTGALIVQKNVSLFPLLHGGSQEIEVRAGTENLPGTVAFVKALRLNLETQQQSLEELKSLRKTLWNELSKIDELVINSPEDSAPHIINFSIPGYKPEVVIHDLGEKDIFISTKSACSSKQPDVSAVLKACNLDRSRTTSALRVSLSYHNTEDEILTFIDALKDTIKKLQPTMGR
- the thiI gene encoding tRNA uracil 4-sulfurtransferase ThiI codes for the protein MKFDQIMVRYGEMALKGKNRKAFEQRLKHNLSIKLKAFPNTKITKTRGRMYILLNGEDPHEVMAECQEVFGIHSLSFAVKVEKTEEQLKEAVLLAFHDAKDARTFKISSKRTDKDFPIQSADLNPLLGGHILRNTDGAKVDVHHPDVEIKVEVRHDAAYVTAQDYPGAGGLPVGTTGKSLLMLSGGIDSPVSGYLTMKRGVEIEAIHFHSPPYTSDRAKQKVIDLAKELSRFGKSIKIHVVPFTAVQQKIHREMPAGYSMTIMRRMMMRISERIAQKQGILSLTTGESLGQVASQTMESMNTINEVTNYPIIRPLVSMDKLEIIDISRKIGTYDISIRPYEDCCTVFVPKAPKTKPTRENANYYESSADFSEDINRAVAETYTIEVNASNSDQESNEFSDLL